One segment of Streptomyces roseifaciens DNA contains the following:
- a CDS encoding ABC transporter ATP-binding protein, protein MGGQPTERSMDFAGSSKRLLGTLRPERALITVALVLCVASVALSVLGPKILGRATDLIFAGVIGNKFPDGISKAEAVERMREQGDGTAADLLGSVDFTPGQGIDFDAVGNVLFWVLLIYVGASLFGLVQARIATTVVQRAVFRLRRQVEEKLGRLPLSYFDKQPRGEVLSRATNDIDNVAQTLQQTMSQIVTSLLTITGVLAVMFWISWLLALVALITVPVSVVVATKIGKRAQPQFVAQWKTTGKLNAHIEEMYTGHALVKVFGREKESAEIFSKENEDLFQAGFKAQFISGVIQPAMMFIGNLNYVLVAVVGGLRVASGALSIGDVQAFVQYSRQFSQPLTQVASMANLVQSGVASAERVFELLDAEEQSEDAADAPKPGRVRGEVAFEEVSFRYEADKPLIDGLSLTVRPGETVAIVGPTGAGKTTLVNLLMRFYEVGGGRITLDGTDIAAMSREELRSHIGMVLQDTWLFGGTIAENIAYGAPAGTSMDKIVEAARATHVDRFVRTLPDGYDTVIDDEGSNVSVGEKQLITIARAFLAEPEILVLDEATSSVDTRTEVLIQQAMGRLRTGRTSFVIAHRLSTIRDADVILVMESGRIVEQGTHDGLLAAGGAYARLYEAQFAEPVAEQA, encoded by the coding sequence ATGGGCGGCCAGCCCACCGAGCGGTCCATGGACTTCGCGGGCTCCAGCAAGCGGCTGCTGGGCACCCTCAGACCCGAGCGGGCCCTGATAACCGTGGCGCTCGTCCTGTGCGTGGCGAGCGTCGCCCTGTCCGTCCTCGGCCCGAAGATCCTCGGCCGGGCCACCGACCTGATCTTCGCGGGCGTCATCGGGAACAAGTTCCCCGACGGCATCAGCAAGGCCGAGGCCGTCGAGCGGATGCGCGAGCAGGGCGACGGCACCGCCGCCGACCTGCTGGGCTCGGTCGACTTCACCCCCGGCCAGGGCATCGACTTCGACGCCGTCGGCAACGTGCTGTTCTGGGTCCTGCTGATCTACGTCGGCGCGTCCCTGTTCGGCCTCGTCCAGGCGCGGATCGCCACGACCGTCGTCCAGCGCGCCGTCTTCCGGCTGCGCCGGCAGGTCGAGGAGAAGCTCGGCCGGCTGCCGCTGAGCTACTTCGACAAGCAGCCGCGCGGCGAGGTGCTCTCCCGCGCCACCAACGACATCGACAACGTCGCGCAGACCCTCCAGCAGACCATGAGCCAGATCGTCACCTCGCTGCTGACGATCACCGGCGTGCTGGCCGTGATGTTCTGGATCTCCTGGCTGCTCGCCCTGGTGGCGCTGATCACCGTCCCGGTGTCCGTCGTCGTCGCCACGAAGATCGGCAAGCGGGCGCAGCCGCAGTTCGTCGCCCAGTGGAAGACGACCGGCAAGCTCAACGCCCACATCGAGGAGATGTACACCGGGCACGCGCTGGTGAAGGTCTTCGGCCGCGAGAAGGAGTCCGCGGAGATCTTCAGCAAGGAGAACGAGGACCTCTTCCAGGCCGGGTTCAAGGCCCAGTTCATCTCGGGCGTCATCCAGCCCGCGATGATGTTCATCGGCAACCTGAACTACGTGCTGGTCGCCGTCGTCGGCGGGCTGCGGGTCGCCTCCGGCGCGCTGTCCATCGGTGACGTACAGGCCTTCGTCCAGTACTCGCGCCAGTTCAGCCAGCCCCTCACCCAGGTGGCCTCCATGGCCAACCTCGTGCAGTCCGGCGTCGCCTCCGCCGAGCGCGTCTTCGAGCTGCTCGACGCCGAGGAGCAGTCCGAGGACGCGGCGGACGCCCCCAAGCCGGGGCGTGTGCGCGGAGAGGTGGCCTTCGAGGAGGTCTCCTTCCGCTACGAGGCCGACAAGCCGCTCATCGACGGCCTGTCGCTGACCGTCCGGCCGGGCGAGACCGTCGCCATCGTCGGCCCGACCGGCGCCGGCAAGACCACGCTGGTCAACCTGCTGATGCGGTTCTACGAGGTGGGCGGCGGCCGCATCACCCTCGACGGCACCGACATCGCCGCCATGTCGCGCGAGGAGCTGCGCTCCCACATCGGCATGGTCCTGCAGGACACCTGGCTCTTCGGCGGCACGATCGCGGAGAACATCGCCTACGGGGCGCCCGCGGGCACCTCCATGGACAAGATCGTCGAGGCGGCGCGGGCCACGCACGTCGACCGCTTCGTGCGCACCCTGCCGGACGGCTACGACACGGTCATCGACGACGAGGGCTCCAACGTCAGCGTCGGCGAGAAGCAGCTCATCACCATCGCCCGGGCGTTCCTGGCCGAGCCGGAGATCCTCGTCCTGGACGAGGCGACGAGCTCCGTCGACACCCGCACGGAGGTGCTCATCCAGCAGGCCATGGGCCGGCTGCGCACGGGCCGCACGAGCTTCGTGATCGCCCACCGCCTGTCCACGATCCGCGACGCGGACGTCATCCTCGTGATGGAGTCCGGCCGGATCGTGGAACAGGGCACGCACGACGGGCTGCTGGCGGCGGGGGGCGCGTACGCGCGCCTGTACGAGGCGCAGTTCGCGGAGCCGGTCGCCGAGCAGGCGTAA
- a CDS encoding alpha/beta hydrolase family protein, whose product MTFGGPDDFARPCVSSITSSGHRIALLTADGVRVEAAYEPRTGSRTPPQDTPAVVLAHGFTGALDRPGLRRAARVFAQRAAVITFSFRGHGGSGGHSSVGDREVLDLAAAVRWARSLGHERVATVGFSMGGSVVLRHAALYGVEQQVEYGEHAGRTDAHADTVVAVSAPSRWYYRGTAPMRRLHWAISRPAGRLIARYGLGTRVQAEDWDPVPLSPVEAVPVIAPRPLLIVHGDRDAYFPLDHPYALAGAGDPRFTELWIERGFGHAENAADGALLARIADWTTARL is encoded by the coding sequence ATGACTTTCGGAGGTCCGGACGATTTTGCACGACCTTGTGTTTCGTCGATCACTTCGAGTGGTCATCGCATCGCGCTCTTGACAGCCGACGGTGTCCGGGTGGAGGCGGCGTACGAGCCCCGTACGGGATCGCGGACGCCTCCGCAGGACACCCCCGCGGTGGTGCTCGCACACGGCTTCACCGGAGCCCTCGACCGGCCCGGGCTGCGCCGGGCGGCGCGGGTGTTCGCCCAGCGTGCGGCGGTGATCACGTTCTCCTTCCGGGGGCACGGCGGCTCGGGCGGCCACTCCTCGGTCGGCGACCGCGAGGTGCTCGACCTGGCCGCGGCGGTGCGCTGGGCACGCTCGCTCGGGCACGAGCGGGTGGCCACGGTGGGCTTCTCGATGGGCGGCTCGGTGGTGCTGCGGCACGCCGCGCTCTACGGCGTGGAGCAGCAGGTGGAGTACGGGGAGCACGCGGGGCGCACGGACGCACACGCCGACACGGTCGTGGCGGTAAGTGCGCCATCGCGTTGGTATTACCGCGGTACCGCACCCATGCGGCGGCTGCATTGGGCGATCTCACGGCCCGCGGGGCGGCTGATCGCGCGCTACGGGCTGGGGACGCGGGTCCAGGCGGAGGACTGGGACCCGGTCCCGCTCTCCCCGGTGGAGGCGGTCCCGGTGATCGCGCCCCGGCCGCTGCTGATCGTCCACGGCGACCGGGACGCGTACTTCCCGCTCGACCACCCGTACGCCCTCGCGGGCGCGGGCGATCCACGGTTCACGGAACTGTGGATCGAACGGGGCTTCGGCCATGCCGAGAACGCTGCGGACGGTGCCTTGCTGGCACGGATCGCGGACTGGACGACTGCCCGGCTGTGA
- a CDS encoding response regulator transcription factor, with the protein MSSLLLLTNALQPSTEVLPALGLLLHSVRVAPAEGPALVDTPGADVILIDGRRDLPHVRSLCQLLRSTGPGCPLILVVTEGGLAAVTADWGVDDVLLDTAGPAEVEARLRLAMGRQQISTDDSPMEIRTGDLSVDEATYSAKLKGRVLDLTFKEFELLKYLAQHPGRVFTRAQLLQEVWGYDYFGGTRTVDVHVRRLRAKLGPEHESLIGTVRNVGYRFVVPEKVDNPGEGKPKDSAKAQRTEEPEAAKSGAARPAER; encoded by the coding sequence ATGAGTTCCCTGCTGCTCCTGACCAATGCCCTCCAGCCCTCGACGGAGGTGCTCCCGGCGCTCGGCCTGCTCCTGCACAGCGTGCGGGTGGCCCCCGCCGAGGGCCCGGCCCTCGTGGACACCCCCGGTGCCGACGTCATACTGATCGACGGCCGGCGTGACCTTCCGCACGTGCGCAGCCTCTGCCAGCTCCTGCGCTCCACCGGGCCGGGCTGCCCGCTGATCCTCGTCGTCACCGAGGGCGGCCTCGCGGCCGTCACCGCCGACTGGGGCGTGGACGACGTCCTGCTCGACACCGCGGGCCCGGCCGAGGTCGAGGCGCGGCTGCGGCTGGCGATGGGCCGCCAGCAGATCTCGACGGACGACAGCCCCATGGAGATCCGCACCGGCGACCTCTCCGTCGACGAGGCCACGTACAGCGCCAAGCTCAAGGGGCGGGTGCTGGACCTCACCTTCAAGGAGTTCGAGCTGCTGAAGTACCTCGCCCAGCACCCGGGCCGGGTCTTCACGCGTGCCCAGCTGCTGCAGGAGGTCTGGGGCTACGACTACTTCGGCGGCACCCGCACGGTCGACGTGCACGTGCGGCGGCTGCGGGCGAAGCTCGGGCCCGAGCACGAGTCGCTGATCGGCACCGTGCGGAATGTCGGATATCGGTTCGTTGTGCCCGAGAAGGTCGACAACCCCGGCGAGGGCAAGCCGAAGGACTCCGCCAAGGCGCAGCGGACGGAGGAGCCGGAGGCCGCGAAGAGCGGGGCCGCTCGCCCGGCCGAGCGGTGA
- a CDS encoding LacI family DNA-binding transcriptional regulator, protein MAKVTRDDVARLAGTSTAVVSYVINNGPRPVAPATRERVLAAIKELGYRPDRVAQAMASRRTDLIGLIIPDARQPFFAEMAHAVEQAAAERGKMVLVGNSDYLDEREVHYLRAFLGMRVSGLILISQGPSEHAAAEIDAWDARVVLMHRRPDAIDDVAVVTDDVGGAQLATRHLLEHGHPYVACLGGTERTPTIGDPVTDHVEGWRRAMREAGKSLEGRLFPAPYNRYEAYKVALELLSGPDRPPALLCATDDQAIGVLRAARELRIDVPGELAVAGFDDVKEAALTDPPLTTVASDRQAMARAAVDLVLDDSLRVVGTRRERLKQFPSALVIRRSCGCGG, encoded by the coding sequence GTGGCCAAGGTGACGCGGGACGATGTGGCGAGACTGGCGGGGACGTCGACCGCGGTGGTCAGCTATGTCATCAACAACGGACCGAGGCCGGTGGCACCGGCCACGCGCGAGCGCGTGCTGGCCGCGATCAAGGAGCTGGGGTACCGGCCGGACCGGGTCGCCCAGGCGATGGCGTCCCGCCGCACGGACCTCATAGGCCTGATCATCCCGGACGCCCGCCAGCCCTTCTTCGCCGAGATGGCGCACGCGGTCGAACAGGCCGCGGCCGAGCGCGGCAAGATGGTCCTCGTCGGCAACTCCGACTACCTCGACGAGCGCGAGGTGCACTACCTGCGCGCCTTCCTGGGCATGCGGGTCTCCGGCCTGATCCTCATCAGCCAGGGCCCGAGCGAGCACGCGGCCGCGGAGATCGACGCCTGGGACGCCCGGGTGGTCCTGATGCACCGCCGCCCCGACGCCATCGACGACGTGGCCGTCGTCACGGACGACGTCGGCGGCGCCCAGCTGGCCACCCGCCACCTGCTGGAGCACGGCCACCCCTACGTGGCCTGCCTCGGCGGCACGGAGCGCACCCCCACCATCGGCGACCCCGTCACCGACCACGTCGAGGGATGGCGCCGCGCCATGCGGGAGGCCGGGAAGTCCCTGGAGGGCCGGCTCTTCCCGGCCCCGTACAACCGTTACGAGGCCTACAAGGTCGCCCTGGAGCTGCTCTCCGGGCCCGACCGCCCGCCGGCGCTGCTCTGCGCCACGGACGACCAGGCGATCGGCGTCCTGCGGGCGGCGCGGGAGCTGCGCATCGACGTGCCCGGCGAGCTCGCCGTCGCCGGCTTCGACGACGTCAAGGAAGCCGCCCTCACCGACCCGCCGCTGACCACGGTCGCCTCCGACCGCCAGGCCATGGCGCGCGCCGCGGTGGACCTCGTCCTGGACGACTCGCTGCGGGTGGTGGGCACGCGCCGCGAGCGGCTGAAGCAGTTCCCGTCGGCGCTGGTGATCCGGCGCTCCTGCGGCTGCGGCGGCTGA
- a CDS encoding response regulator transcription factor: protein MNAEAPALTGREQQVLHLLSSGDTISSIARQLRLSPHTVDTYLRRLRTKTGAANRTQLAVYAVRHGLTGHLAQS, encoded by the coding sequence ATGAACGCCGAAGCACCCGCCCTCACCGGCCGCGAACAGCAGGTGCTCCACCTGCTCAGCAGCGGCGACACCATCTCCTCCATCGCCCGCCAGCTGCGCCTGAGCCCGCACACGGTCGACACGTACCTGCGCCGCCTGCGCACCAAGACGGGTGCCGCGAACCGCACCCAGCTCGCGGTCTACGCGGTCCGGCACGGGCTCACCGGCCACCTCGCGCAGTCCTGA
- a CDS encoding helix-turn-helix domain-containing protein produces MGETRQDEACRAEPDADEADLALYAWVLEHQRVDVPAAAAGLGMGPERTEAALTRLRAAGLIQRTACDPAWERAVAPEAAAGPRIAELEARIREQQLQVARIRADAERFASAYRSGAGSAGGLEVIPTLPEVRTLLTRMSGHCREEVLASQPGGGSRVPEAMEEALLRDRTLLERGVRLRTLYHHTARFHGPSQAYVAAASALGGQYRTSHELFGRIIVFDREAAFLPTADGSWGAVVIREPNTVAYLCRLFDQTWEAATPFSNAADDGLAKVSGELDRTILQLLAAGLKDEAVARRLGMALRTTRRHIADIMEQLSAESRFQAGAAAARQGLLEDPAAPAAPPCGAKP; encoded by the coding sequence ATGGGAGAAACCCGACAGGATGAAGCCTGTCGTGCGGAGCCGGACGCCGACGAGGCGGACCTGGCGCTGTACGCCTGGGTGCTGGAGCACCAGCGCGTCGACGTCCCGGCGGCCGCCGCCGGCCTGGGCATGGGCCCGGAGCGGACCGAGGCGGCGCTGACCCGGCTGCGCGCGGCCGGGCTGATACAGCGCACCGCCTGCGACCCGGCGTGGGAGCGCGCCGTGGCACCGGAGGCGGCCGCGGGGCCCCGGATCGCCGAGCTGGAGGCCCGCATCCGCGAGCAGCAGCTCCAGGTCGCCAGGATCCGGGCGGACGCGGAGCGCTTCGCGTCCGCGTACCGGAGCGGTGCGGGGAGCGCCGGCGGCCTGGAGGTGATCCCGACCCTGCCGGAGGTCCGCACGCTCCTCACCCGGATGTCCGGCCACTGCCGCGAAGAGGTGCTGGCCAGCCAGCCCGGCGGCGGCTCCCGGGTGCCGGAGGCGATGGAGGAGGCCCTGCTGCGGGACCGGACGCTGCTCGAACGGGGCGTGCGGCTGCGCACGTTGTACCACCACACGGCGCGGTTCCACGGCCCCAGCCAGGCCTACGTGGCGGCCGCCTCCGCCCTGGGCGGCCAGTACCGCACCAGCCACGAACTCTTCGGCCGCATCATCGTCTTCGACCGGGAGGCCGCGTTCCTGCCGACCGCCGACGGCTCCTGGGGCGCGGTCGTCATCCGCGAGCCCAACACCGTCGCCTACCTGTGCCGGCTGTTCGACCAGACGTGGGAGGCCGCCACCCCGTTCTCCAACGCCGCCGACGACGGGCTCGCCAAGGTCTCCGGCGAACTCGACCGCACCATCCTGCAGCTGCTGGCCGCGGGCCTGAAGGACGAGGCGGTCGCCCGCCGGCTGGGCATGGCGCTGCGCACCACGCGCCGCCACATCGCCGACATCATGGAGCAGCTGTCCGCCGAGAGCCGTTTCCAGGCCGGCGCGGCCGCGGCCCGGCAGGGACTGCTGGAGGACCCGGCCGCGCCGGCGGCCCCGCCCTGTGGCGCAAAGCCGTGA
- a CDS encoding JmjC domain-containing protein: MDWLERCVEDVPAFLHTHWRQGPALMRPADPPTEVLSTADLDGLIGGGLLRVPYAALYTAVGPVPEEQYCPPRLVAGRRLDGCLDPARVRSLLDDDHATLQLRYVHQWHAPVRALTAGIGARLGRLAEAFVFRSHPGHHSAVHRDDGDVLVIQLSGTKRWQVHGGPADAHWQPVPEADPGPVLLDAVVEPGQVLYVPNGFAHTAEATGSAPSVHLTVVLREARTGHLRAELGSRLAAGLALPARPLDDEQLTRTAAELLGHFRAQLAGTTPESLVDAARLSAHSSRPTA, translated from the coding sequence ATGGACTGGCTGGAACGCTGCGTCGAGGACGTGCCGGCTTTTCTGCACACCCACTGGCGGCAGGGGCCCGCGCTGATGCGCCCGGCCGACCCGCCGACGGAGGTCCTGAGCACCGCCGACCTCGACGGCCTCATCGGCGGAGGGCTGCTGCGCGTCCCGTACGCCGCGCTCTACACCGCCGTGGGACCGGTCCCCGAGGAGCAGTACTGCCCGCCCCGGCTCGTCGCGGGCCGCCGCCTCGACGGCTGCCTCGACCCCGCGCGGGTCCGGTCGCTCCTCGACGACGACCACGCCACCCTCCAGCTGCGCTACGTCCACCAGTGGCACGCCCCGGTGCGCGCCCTCACCGCCGGAATCGGCGCCCGGCTCGGCCGGCTGGCCGAGGCGTTCGTCTTCCGCTCCCACCCCGGGCACCACAGCGCGGTCCACCGGGATGACGGGGACGTCCTCGTGATCCAGCTCAGTGGCACCAAGCGCTGGCAGGTGCACGGCGGCCCCGCCGACGCCCACTGGCAGCCGGTGCCCGAGGCCGACCCCGGCCCGGTGCTGCTCGACGCCGTCGTCGAGCCCGGCCAGGTCCTCTACGTGCCGAACGGCTTCGCCCACACCGCCGAGGCCACCGGCTCCGCACCCTCCGTCCACCTCACCGTCGTTCTCCGCGAGGCCCGCACCGGCCACCTGCGCGCCGAACTCGGCTCACGGCTCGCCGCAGGGCTCGCCCTGCCCGCCCGTCCGCTCGACGACGAACAGCTCACCAGGACCGCGGCCGAGCTCCTCGGCCACTTCCGGGCGCAGCTGGCCGGCACGACGCCGGAATCCCTCGTGGACGCCGCGCGCCTGAGCGCCCACAGCAGCCGGCCCACGGCCTGA